The segment GGCCATATCGGCGTGTACCGCGACGAGCAGCACCGCCCGGTGGAATACCTGGTGCGGCTGCCCGACGTGGAGGACCGCAGCTTCATCCTGTGCGACCCGATGGTCGCCACGGGCTATTCGGCTGCGCATGCCGTGGATGTGCTCAAGCGGCGCGGCGTGAAGGACGAGGCCATCACCTTCGTTGCGCTGGTGGCGGCGCCCGAGGGCGTGGAAGTGTTCCAGAAGGCGCATCCGAACGTGCAGCTGTTCGTGGCCTCGCTCGACAGCCATCTCGACGAGCACGCCTACATCGTGCCGGGCCTGGGCGATGCGGGCGACCGCCTGTTCGGCACCAAGAACTGAGTGGCGCGCGGCGGGCTGGCTTGCGCTTGACCGGCCTCAATAGTCCGCGCCACAGGGCTCCCTACACTGGCGGCAGGCGCCGGCGAGACCTCGCCGGCGGCCATCGCCAAAGCAAAGGGAGCCAAGCATGGAAGCCTTCAAGATCCTGTTCAGTACCAGCACCGGCCTGATGAGCCTGGGCGTGATCGTCTTCATCATCGGCATGGGGTGGTTCTTTGCGCGGATGTTCGCGCGCAAGATGCGCGAGGATGCGGCAGCGGCCAAGGCGCAGCAACAAGCGCAGCGTCGCTAAGGGAAAGGGCCGCATCGTGCGGCCCTTTCCGTCATTGCGTCAGTCCGGGTCTTTACTTCTTCTTGCCCAGCAGGCTCCCCAGCACGCCGCGGATCAGCTCGCGCCCGACCTGCGAGCCCACCGTGCGCGCGGCCGACTTGGCCATCGACTCCAGGATCGAATCGCCGCGGCCGGTCTTGCCGGTGCCCTTGGTCAGCGTGCCGAAGATGTCGCCGGCCGTGCCGAGCCAGCCGCTGTCCTGCTCGCCCGCTGGCTGCCCCGCCGGCGCGCCTCCGGCGCCCTTGCCGTTGCCATTGCCGACCGTCGCCACGCTGCCGCGCAGCTTTTCATAGGCGGATTCGCGGTCCACGGTCTTCTCGTAGGTGCCCGCCACCAGCGAACCGGCGATCAGCTGCTTGCGCTCTTCCTCCGTCGCCGGGCCGATGCGGCTGCCCGGTGCCAGCACCCAGGCGCGCTCGGTCACGCAGGGCGTGCCCTTGGCATCCAGGAACGACACCAGGGCCTCGCCCACGCCCAGTTCGCCGATCGCGGTTTCCAGGTCCAGCTTGGGGTTGGCGCGCATGGTGGTGGCCGCCACCTTGACCGCCTTCTGGTCACGCGGGGTAAAGGCGCGCAGCGCATGCTGCACGCGGTTGCCCAGTTGGCCCAGCACGGTGTCGGGGATGTCGATCGGGTTCTGCGTGACGAAGTACACGCCCACGCCCTTGGAACGCACCAGCCGCACCACCTGCTCGATCTTGTCGAGCAGCGCCTTGGGCGCATCGTTGAACAGCAGGTGGGCCTCGTCGAAGAAGAACACCAGCTTGGGCTTGTCCAGGTCGCCGGCCTCGGGCAGCTTCTCGAACAGCTCGGACAGCATCCACAGCAAGAAGGTCGCGTACAGCCGCGGCGCGTTCATCAGCTTGTCGGCGGCCAGGATATTGACCACGCCCTGGCCCTTCTCGGTCTGGATGAAGTCTTCCAGGTTCAGCATCGGCTCACCGAAGAAGACATCCCCACCCTGCGATTCCAGCGCGATCAGCCCGCGCTGGATGGCGCCGATCGAGGCGGCCGAGATATTGCCGTACTCGGTGGTGAACTGGCCGGCGTTGTCGCCGACGTACTGCAGCATGGCGCGCAGGTCCTTGGCATCGAGCAGCAGCAGGCCATTGGCGTCGGCAATGCGGAACACCAGGTTCAGCACCCCCTGCTGGGTGTCGTTCAACTCCAGCATGCGCGACAGCAGCAGCGGGCCCATGTGCGAGACCGTGGCGCGCACCGGGTGGCCCTTCTCGCCGAACACGTCCCACAGCGTGGTCGGGCACGCGCCCCATGCCGGCTCCGGCAGGTTCAGGTCGGCCAGGCGCTGCTTGAGCTTGTCGGACGGCTGGCCAGCCTGCGAAATGCCGGTCAAGTCACCTTTGACGTCCGCCATGAAGACCGGCACGCCCAGTCGCGAGAAGCCCTGCGCCAGGGTCTGCAGCGTGACGGTCTTGCCGGTGCCGGTGGCGCCGGTGATCAGCCCGTGCCGGTTGCCCATCTGCGGCAGCAGCACCAGTTCATGTTCGGCGTTCTTGGCGATGAGGATGGGGTCGGCCATGATGTTCCTGGGGTTTTGAGGTCTGGCACCGCGGGACTCGCCACGGCAGCGGCGCGGGCAGGCCCGCGTGATAAAATCCTGGGCTGATTATAGCCAGCCGCCAGGCATATCCGTCACCTGGCGCGCGCTGTCCGAGGGCTTTGCCACCCCGGCCACGGCGCGCATGGCAACCCCGCACAACATCACCGCAGATCACCGCATTCCGCTTCGGAGAGAATCATGGCCGGTCACTCGAAATGGGCCAATATCAAACACAAGAAGGCCGCCGCTGACGCCAAGCGCGGCAAGATCTGGACCCGCCTGATCAAGGAAATCACCGTTGCCGCCAAGCTCGGCGGCGGCGATGTCGACTCCAACCCGCGCCTGCGCCTGTCGATCGACAAGGCCATGGACGCGAACATGCCCAAGGACAACATCCAGCGCGCGATCCAGCGCGGCGTGGGCGGCATGGAAGGCGCCAACTACGAAGAAATCCGCTACGAAGGCTACGGCCTGGCCGGCGCGGCCATCATCGTCGACTGCCTGACCGACAACCGCACCCGCACCGTGGCCGAAGTGCGCCATGCGTTCTCCAAGCACGGCGGCAACATGGGCACCGAAGGTTCGGTGGCGTTCATGTTCACCCACTGCGGCCAGTTCCTGTATGCCCCCGGCACGCCGGAAGACAAGCTGATGGAAGCCGCGCTCGAAGCCGGCGCCGACGACGTCGTCACCAACGACGACGGTTCGATCGAAGTCACCTGCCCGCCCAACGATTTCTCGGCGGTCAAGGCCGCACTGGAAGCCGCCGGCTTCAAGGCGGAGGTGGCCGACGTGGTGATGAAGCCGCAGAACGAAGTCAGCTTTGCCGGCGACGACGCGGCCAAGATGCAGAAACTGCTCGACGCCCTGGAAAACCTGGACGACGTGCAGGAAGTCTTCACCAACGCGGTGATCGAAGACTAAGCTGCAACAAGCCCCCATCGGCGGCGCCCCGGACACAGCCTAGGCCGCCGCCTTTTAGTATGTGTTTCTTTTCTGGCAGTGATCATGAAAGTATTGGTTGTCGGCTCGGGTGGACGTGAACACGCGCTGGCCTGGAAATTGGCCCAGTCCCCCAAGGTGCAGGTGGTGTACGTGGCGCCGGGCAACGGCGGGACCGCGCTCGACAAGCGCCTGCAGAATGTTCCGCTGACCGACCCCGAGGTCATCGCCGCCTTTGCCGAGCGCGAGGGCGTGGCCTTCACCGTGGTTGGCCCCGAGGCCCCGCTGGCCGCCGGCATTGTCGATATCTTCCGCGCCAAGGGCCTGCGCATCTTCGGGCCAACCCAGGCTGCCGCGCAGCTGGAATCGTCCAAGGACTTCGCCAAGGCGTTCATGGAGCGCCACGGCATCCCGACCGCCGCTTACCAGACCTTCTCCGACGCCACCCAGGCGCACGCCTACATCGACGCCCAGGGCGCTCCGATCGTGATCAAGGCCGACGGCCTGGCCGCGGGCAAGGGCGTGGTGGTGGCGATGTCGCTGGAAGAAGCGCATACCGCGGTCGACATGATGCTGGCCGACAACAAGCTCGGCGACGCCGGCGCGCGCGTGGTGATCGAAGAGTTCCTGGACGGCGAGGAAGCCAGCTTTATCGTGCTGGTCGACGGCAAGAACGTGCTGGCGCTGGCCACCAGCCAGGACCACAAGCGCCTGCTGGATGCCGACGCCGGCCCCAACACCGGCGGCATGGGCGCGTATTCCCCCGCCCCGGTAGTCACGCCCGCGCTGCATGCGCGCGCGCTGCGCGAGATCATCCTGCCGACCGTGCGCGGCATGGAAAAGGACGGCATCCCGTACACGGGCTTCCTGTACGCCGGCCTGATGATCGACAAGGACGGCAACCTGAAGACGCTGGAATTCAACTGCCGCATGGGCGACCCCGAAACCCAGCCGATCCTGGCGCGCCTGAAGACCGACCTGGTCGATGTGATGGAGCACGCCGTCAACGGCAAGCTCGACAGCATCGAGCTGGACTGGGACCGCCGCACCGCGCTGGGCGTGGTGATGGCGGCCTACGGCTATCCCGACAGCCCGCGCAAGGGCGATGCCATCACCGGCATCCCGGCCGAGACCGACGACAGCGTGACCTTCCACGCCGGCACCACCCTCAAGGACGGCACCCTGCTGACCTCGGGCGGGCGCGTGCTGTGCGTGGTGGGCCTGGCCGACACCGTCAAGGCAGCGCAGCGCGCCGCCTATGCCGCGGTCGAGCAGATCCGCTTCGACGGCATGCAGTACCGGACCGACATCGGCTACCGCGCCATCAAGCGCTGATCCTTCCCGGCAAACGCCGTTCCGGCCGGCATGGCTGATCCGCCTTGCCGGCCAGCTTTGGACCGCGCGACCCGCCGGCCGCCTCAGCCGGTACAATCGTGACAACGCTGTGACGCGCCCGGCAGCCGCCAAGGCTGCCGGGCTGCCCTCAGCCCGGTCCATCCGCTTTCCGCCAACCATGATCGATTCCCAGGCAGTCCGTGCCTATCTGCTCGGTCTGCAAGACCGCATCACCGATGCCATCGGTGCCATCGACGGCCAGCCGTTCCTGACCGACGCCTGGGAGAAACCGCCCACCGAACGCCTGCGCGGCAGCGGCCGCACCCGCATCCTGGAAGGCGGCGCGGTGATGGAGCGCGCCGGCGTGGGCTTCTCGCACGTGAGCGGCGACACCCTGCCGCCGTCGGCCACCGCCAACCGGCCGGAGCTGGCCGGGCGCAGCTTCGAGGCCATGGGCGTGTCGCTGGTGTTCCACCCGCGCAATCCCTATGTGCCCACGGTCCATATGAACGTGCGCTGCTTCCTGGCGCTCAAGCCGGGGGCCGAGCCGGTATGGTGGTTCGGCGGCGGCATGGACCTGACGCCCTACTACGGCGACGCCGGCGACTGCGCGCACTTCCACCGCACCTGCCAGCAGGCGCTGGCGCCCTACGGCGACGACCTGTACCCGCGCTTCAAGCAGTGGTGCGACGAGTATTTCTTCCTGCGCCACCGCAACGAGGCGCGCGGCGTGGGCGGGATCTTCTTCGATGACTTCTCCGCGCTGGGCTTCGAGCGCAGCTTCGCCATGATGCAGTCGGTCGGCGACGCCTTCCTGGACGCCTACCTGCCGATCCTGCAGGCGCGCAAGGACACGCCCTACGGCGAGCGCGAGCGCGGCTTCCAGGCCTACCGGCGCGGGCGCTACGTCGAATTCAACCTCGTGTTCGACCGCGGCACGCTGTTCGGCCTGCAGTCGGGCGGACGCGCCGAATCCATCCTGATGTCGATGCCGCCGCTGGTGACCTGGCGCTATGACTGGCAACCGGAACCGGACAGCCCCGAAGCGGCGCTGTACACCGATTTCCTGCCAGCGCGCGACTGGGCCTGACGCCTGACCTATGGCCAATCCAGCGCAACACCGCAAGCCCGCCGCCGACGCGGGAGAACCGCCGCAACCGTCCGCCCGCCCCTATCGCCTGGGTATCCTGGGCGGCACATTTGATCCTCCCCACGTCGGCCACCTGGCACTGGCGCGGCTGTGCATCGAACACCTTGGGCTGGATGAGCTGGTGTGGATACCCACCGGCCAGTCGTGGCAAAAAGGCGACGACGTGACCCCTGCCGCCGACCGCCTGGCCATGACCGAACTGGCCGCCGCGGCGCTTAGCGACAGCGGCGCCAGAGTCCGCGTGAGCCGCATGGAAGTGGACCGCGCCGGCCCCAGCTACACCATCGACACGGTACGCCAGCTGCGCGCCGAATACGGCCCCGAAGCCTCGCTGTGCTGGCTGATGGGCGCCGACCAGCTGCTGCGCCTGCACACCTGGCACGGCTGGCAGGCACTGTTCGAACACGTGCACCTGTGCACCGCCACGCGGCCGCGCTTTGAGCTGGCGGCACTGGAGGGTCCGGTGCTGGCGGCACTGGCCGAACGCCAGGCTGACACGCACCTGATACAATGCACGCCCTCCGGCCGGATGTGGATCGACCAGACGCTCGCCGTCGACCTGTCTTCCACCCACCTGCGCCAGCGGCTGGCAGCCGGCCAGCCGGCAGATGACCAACTGCCGCCCGGCGTGGCACACTACATTGCCAACCACGGGCTGTACCGCGACGCCCCGGCCAGGGCATGACCGGGGTTGCACCAGTCCCGGCGCCCACCCCCAACCGATCTCAGCTGAACAAGAAGACACCATGGATATTCGTAAACTGCAACGCGCCATCGTCGACGGCCTCGAGGATGTCAAAGCGCAGGACATCAAGGTGTACGACACCAGCCACCTGACTGAACTGTTCGACCGGGTGGTGATTGCCAGCGGGACATCCAACCGCCAGACCAAGGCGCTGGCAGCGTCGGTGCGGGATACGGTGAAGGGAGCCGGCGGCCATATCGTGGCGGTCGAGGGCCTGGAAACCGGCGAATGGGTGCTGGTCGACTGCGGCGACGCCGTGGTCCACATCCTGCAGCCGCAGTTGCGCCTGTACTACAACCTGGAAGAGATCTGGGGCGACAAGCCGGTGCGCATGAAGCTGGCCGCCGGCGGCCGCGGCCTGGCCAAGGCCAGCGAGCCGATGGACGAGGACGAGGACGAGGCCCCGGTGCGCACCGTGCGCCGCGCCAGCAACTTGCGCCCCGCGCTGGCCCGCCTGCCCGAAGGCATGAAGGAGCCGTCGCCGCCGATGGGCCATGAGGACACCGACGCGGACGCCATCGCCACCATCCGCAAGCCGGCCCGCAAGACCGCCACCAAGACGGCAGCGACCAAGACCGCCGGCACCCGCGCCGCGGCGCCGCGCAAGACCGCTGCCGGCACCACCGCGCGCAAGACTGCAACCAAGACCGCGGCCAAGAAGGCCCCGAGCAAGACCGCTGCCAGCAAGAGCGCAGCAGCCAAGCCGGCCGCGCGCAAGCGCACCACCCGCTCGGCCTGAGTCCCGGCGCGCGGCCGCCCGGTGGCCGCGCAGCATGACCCATCCCCTGCCCCATGCAACTGGTGATCGTGGCCGTCGGCCACAAGATGCCCGGCTGGATCGAAACCGGCTTCAGCGAGTACGCCAAGCGCATGCCGCCCGAGCTGCGCATCGAACTGCGCGAGGTCAAGCCCGAAACCCGCTCGTCCAGCAACAACGCCGCC is part of the Cupriavidus necator genome and harbors:
- the upp gene encoding uracil phosphoribosyltransferase, producing the protein MKQDPRFPNLFILDHPLIQHKLSHMRDKETSTRTFRELLREITLLMGYEITRNLPLTTRRIETPLVELDAPVIAGKKLTIVPVLRAGVGMSDGLVELIPSARIGHIGVYRDEQHRPVEYLVRLPDVEDRSFILCDPMVATGYSAAHAVDVLKRRGVKDEAITFVALVAAPEGVEVFQKAHPNVQLFVASLDSHLDEHAYIVPGLGDAGDRLFGTKN
- a CDS encoding DUF3149 domain-containing protein; the encoded protein is MEAFKILFSTSTGLMSLGVIVFIIGMGWFFARMFARKMREDAAAAKAQQQAQRR
- a CDS encoding helicase HerA-like C-terminal domain-containing protein, whose translation is MADPILIAKNAEHELVLLPQMGNRHGLITGATGTGKTVTLQTLAQGFSRLGVPVFMADVKGDLTGISQAGQPSDKLKQRLADLNLPEPAWGACPTTLWDVFGEKGHPVRATVSHMGPLLLSRMLELNDTQQGVLNLVFRIADANGLLLLDAKDLRAMLQYVGDNAGQFTTEYGNISAASIGAIQRGLIALESQGGDVFFGEPMLNLEDFIQTEKGQGVVNILAADKLMNAPRLYATFLLWMLSELFEKLPEAGDLDKPKLVFFFDEAHLLFNDAPKALLDKIEQVVRLVRSKGVGVYFVTQNPIDIPDTVLGQLGNRVQHALRAFTPRDQKAVKVAATTMRANPKLDLETAIGELGVGEALVSFLDAKGTPCVTERAWVLAPGSRIGPATEEERKQLIAGSLVAGTYEKTVDRESAYEKLRGSVATVGNGNGKGAGGAPAGQPAGEQDSGWLGTAGDIFGTLTKGTGKTGRGDSILESMAKSAARTVGSQVGRELIRGVLGSLLGKKK
- a CDS encoding YebC/PmpR family DNA-binding transcriptional regulator, translated to MAGHSKWANIKHKKAAADAKRGKIWTRLIKEITVAAKLGGGDVDSNPRLRLSIDKAMDANMPKDNIQRAIQRGVGGMEGANYEEIRYEGYGLAGAAIIVDCLTDNRTRTVAEVRHAFSKHGGNMGTEGSVAFMFTHCGQFLYAPGTPEDKLMEAALEAGADDVVTNDDGSIEVTCPPNDFSAVKAALEAAGFKAEVADVVMKPQNEVSFAGDDAAKMQKLLDALENLDDVQEVFTNAVIED
- the purD gene encoding phosphoribosylamine--glycine ligase, with the translated sequence MKVLVVGSGGREHALAWKLAQSPKVQVVYVAPGNGGTALDKRLQNVPLTDPEVIAAFAEREGVAFTVVGPEAPLAAGIVDIFRAKGLRIFGPTQAAAQLESSKDFAKAFMERHGIPTAAYQTFSDATQAHAYIDAQGAPIVIKADGLAAGKGVVVAMSLEEAHTAVDMMLADNKLGDAGARVVIEEFLDGEEASFIVLVDGKNVLALATSQDHKRLLDADAGPNTGGMGAYSPAPVVTPALHARALREIILPTVRGMEKDGIPYTGFLYAGLMIDKDGNLKTLEFNCRMGDPETQPILARLKTDLVDVMEHAVNGKLDSIELDWDRRTALGVVMAAYGYPDSPRKGDAITGIPAETDDSVTFHAGTTLKDGTLLTSGGRVLCVVGLADTVKAAQRAAYAAVEQIRFDGMQYRTDIGYRAIKR
- the hemF gene encoding oxygen-dependent coproporphyrinogen oxidase gives rise to the protein MIDSQAVRAYLLGLQDRITDAIGAIDGQPFLTDAWEKPPTERLRGSGRTRILEGGAVMERAGVGFSHVSGDTLPPSATANRPELAGRSFEAMGVSLVFHPRNPYVPTVHMNVRCFLALKPGAEPVWWFGGGMDLTPYYGDAGDCAHFHRTCQQALAPYGDDLYPRFKQWCDEYFFLRHRNEARGVGGIFFDDFSALGFERSFAMMQSVGDAFLDAYLPILQARKDTPYGERERGFQAYRRGRYVEFNLVFDRGTLFGLQSGGRAESILMSMPPLVTWRYDWQPEPDSPEAALYTDFLPARDWA
- a CDS encoding nicotinate-nucleotide adenylyltransferase translates to MANPAQHRKPAADAGEPPQPSARPYRLGILGGTFDPPHVGHLALARLCIEHLGLDELVWIPTGQSWQKGDDVTPAADRLAMTELAAAALSDSGARVRVSRMEVDRAGPSYTIDTVRQLRAEYGPEASLCWLMGADQLLRLHTWHGWQALFEHVHLCTATRPRFELAALEGPVLAALAERQADTHLIQCTPSGRMWIDQTLAVDLSSTHLRQRLAAGQPADDQLPPGVAHYIANHGLYRDAPARA
- the rsfS gene encoding ribosome silencing factor: MDIRKLQRAIVDGLEDVKAQDIKVYDTSHLTELFDRVVIASGTSNRQTKALAASVRDTVKGAGGHIVAVEGLETGEWVLVDCGDAVVHILQPQLRLYYNLEEIWGDKPVRMKLAAGGRGLAKASEPMDEDEDEAPVRTVRRASNLRPALARLPEGMKEPSPPMGHEDTDADAIATIRKPARKTATKTAATKTAGTRAAAPRKTAAGTTARKTATKTAAKKAPSKTAASKSAAAKPAARKRTTRSA